A region of uncultured Desulfobacter sp. DNA encodes the following proteins:
- the nadA gene encoding quinolinate synthase NadA, with product MRFKNSTLHQQIRDLAKAKKAIILAHNYQPAEIQDVADLCGDSLEMSIKAAATDADIIVCCGVRFMAETAAILCPDKIVLMPNPDAGCPMADMVTPQELVKRKEELGGIPVITYVNSSAAVKAVSDICCTSANVIKVVNALKEDEVLMTPDRNLARYAAANTDKKVHLWQGYCPFHNDLSVEAVKAAKAAHPNALFVAHPECTPEVLKLADSIESTSGMIRFAGESSADQFILGTETGLIHAISKAYPEKTFFPVSDQLVCTDMKKTRLQDILDCLENMSGKVTVEEAIRIKAMDAVRKMINTK from the coding sequence ATGAGATTTAAAAATTCTACGCTGCACCAGCAGATCCGGGACCTGGCCAAGGCAAAAAAGGCCATTATCCTGGCCCATAATTACCAGCCCGCCGAGATCCAGGATGTCGCAGACCTGTGCGGCGATTCCCTTGAAATGAGCATAAAGGCCGCAGCCACGGATGCGGACATCATTGTCTGCTGCGGGGTACGCTTTATGGCCGAAACCGCAGCCATCCTGTGTCCGGACAAGATAGTCCTCATGCCCAATCCCGATGCCGGGTGCCCCATGGCAGACATGGTCACCCCCCAGGAGCTGGTCAAACGTAAAGAAGAACTTGGGGGCATCCCTGTTATCACCTACGTCAACTCATCTGCGGCAGTCAAGGCAGTATCTGATATCTGCTGCACCTCGGCCAATGTGATCAAGGTGGTGAATGCTTTAAAAGAGGACGAAGTCCTCATGACACCGGATCGGAACCTGGCCCGGTATGCTGCGGCCAACACTGATAAAAAGGTGCACTTGTGGCAAGGCTACTGCCCCTTTCACAACGATTTAAGTGTTGAGGCTGTTAAGGCGGCCAAAGCCGCACACCCCAACGCCTTGTTTGTGGCCCACCCGGAGTGCACCCCTGAGGTACTTAAGCTTGCCGACAGTATTGAATCCACATCGGGAATGATCCGGTTTGCAGGGGAAAGTTCAGCCGACCAGTTTATCCTGGGCACGGAAACAGGCCTGATCCATGCTATTTCAAAGGCATATCCTGAAAAGACTTTTTTCCCTGTATCGGACCAACTGGTGTGCACGGATATGAAAAAAACCAGATTGCAGGACATTCTGGACTGCCTTGAAAACATGTCCGGAAAAGTGACGGTTGAAGAAGCAATTCGTATCAAAGCCATGGATGCCGTCAGAAAAATGATAAACACAAAATAG
- the yjgA gene encoding ribosome biogenesis factor YjgA, translating into MNLPVDTNPEEPLGLSKTKKKKMAANLQKLGEDLSLLSVSQLKRLDLDPDLFKALVEAKSITANVAARRHRQYIGTLMRQVDPEPILAALEQLKTAPTGLYSPKPQIDPQTDTRIQAFLDKVLSWDDEAMETILSAVPDMDRQQLRQLVRNANKEIATQEKITKSLKALKDIATRCHK; encoded by the coding sequence ATGAATTTACCAGTCGACACCAATCCCGAAGAGCCACTAGGCTTAAGCAAAACAAAGAAAAAAAAGATGGCCGCAAACCTCCAGAAGCTTGGGGAGGATCTAAGCCTTCTTTCGGTCAGTCAGCTTAAACGGCTCGACCTTGATCCAGACCTGTTCAAGGCCCTGGTCGAGGCGAAATCCATTACCGCCAATGTGGCGGCCAGGCGTCACAGACAATACATCGGAACACTGATGAGACAAGTGGACCCGGAACCCATTCTGGCCGCACTTGAACAGTTAAAAACAGCCCCAACCGGCCTTTACAGCCCCAAGCCCCAAATTGATCCACAAACAGACACGCGTATCCAGGCTTTTTTAGACAAAGTGCTGTCCTGGGATGATGAGGCCATGGAAACAATCCTGTCAGCCGTTCCCGACATGGACCGGCAACAACTACGGCAACTGGTCAGAAATGCCAACAAAGAGATAGCCACGCAGGAAAAGATTACAAAATCTTTAAAGGCATTGAAAGATATAGCAACCCGGTGTCATAAATAG
- a CDS encoding 3-hydroxybutyryl-CoA dehydrogenase, producing the protein MEIKKITVLGAGIMGAGIAQCAAQAGFEVNLRDMEDRFVENGLTTIRTNLDRAVSKGKMTADDAKATLGRVTGTTDLTAAAKDADLVIEAIIEVLEIKKQVFRELAAICKPETVFASNTSGLSITEMAVAAGRPDRFLGMHFFNPVPVMRLVELIKGFSTSEETLELAKAFVDKINKTAIEVKEAPGFAVNRILCPMINEAIFTLAEDIASPKDIDNAMTLGANMPIGPLALADMVGLDTLLLVLDSFHEEFGEDKYRPAPLLRKMVRAGYLGRKSGKGFYDYTK; encoded by the coding sequence ATGGAAATTAAGAAAATCACCGTACTCGGCGCCGGAATCATGGGCGCGGGTATTGCCCAGTGTGCAGCCCAGGCAGGATTTGAGGTCAACCTCAGGGACATGGAAGACCGGTTCGTGGAAAACGGCCTGACCACCATCAGGACCAATCTGGACAGGGCGGTGTCCAAGGGCAAGATGACGGCTGACGATGCCAAGGCAACGCTGGGCAGGGTCACCGGCACCACAGATCTGACCGCGGCCGCCAAAGATGCCGATCTTGTGATCGAAGCCATCATAGAGGTATTGGAAATCAAAAAGCAGGTGTTCCGGGAACTTGCCGCCATCTGCAAACCGGAGACGGTATTTGCGTCAAATACATCAGGACTGTCCATCACAGAGATGGCGGTTGCCGCAGGCCGGCCGGACAGATTTTTAGGTATGCACTTTTTCAATCCGGTGCCGGTGATGCGCCTTGTGGAGCTGATCAAAGGTTTTTCAACTTCTGAGGAAACCTTAGAACTGGCCAAGGCCTTTGTGGACAAAATCAACAAAACCGCCATTGAGGTTAAGGAAGCTCCGGGGTTTGCCGTGAACCGAATTTTATGCCCCATGATCAACGAGGCGATCTTTACCCTGGCCGAAGATATTGCCAGCCCCAAAGACATTGACAATGCCATGACCCTGGGTGCCAACATGCCCATAGGTCCCCTGGCCCTGGCCGACATGGTGGGCCTGGATACCCTGCTGCTGGTCCTTGACAGTTTCCATGAAGAGTTCGGGGAAGACAAATACCGCCCCGCCCCCCTGCTGCGCAAAATGGTGCGCGCCGGATACCTGGGCCGCAAATCCGGCAAGGGCTTTTACGATTACACCAAATAA
- a CDS encoding acyl-CoA dehydrogenase, protein MAQQVADRRDIDFVLHEQFNVSALSENEIFSDFNQKTIDMVVSEARNLALKELLPILKEGDEQGCTFDNGKVTVPEVFHRVYELFVEGEWIAMCDDPKWGGQGMPATVALAASNYFNSANYPFMLHIILGHGAGKLVEKFGTEEQKNLFLKKMYSGVWGGSMLLTEPEAGSDVGALTTRAVPNGDGTYSITGNKIFISSGENNLVENIIHPVLARIEGAPAGTAGISLFLVPKIWVNDDGSLGEPNDIVCTGIEEKMGIHASPTCSMALGSKGKCIGTLLGQANKGMSHMFVMMNEARLHVGMQGFGCVSASYLNALNYAKDRVQSPALTAAKGSPGVPIIRHPDVRRMLLNMKAYTEGMRSLLFYVGYLEDRIRIAEREEEKAGYQGLIDVLIPVAKGYITDRAFELCSDGVQIFGGYGFTKEYPQEQLLRDCKITQIYEGTNGIQAMDLLGRKLGLNKGKAFTDLLGLVSETINQAKAIENLVPQAQTLETALNKLIETAKALGGILGQGGVERAFAQAHPFLGVTGDVLMAWMLLWRATIAAEKLTDKPKKKDISFYNGILASVRFFTANVLPATLGKMDAIAAADTSALDIEDDAFGTK, encoded by the coding sequence ATGGCACAGCAGGTTGCAGACCGCAGGGACATTGATTTTGTTCTTCATGAGCAATTCAATGTTTCGGCATTGAGCGAAAATGAAATTTTTTCCGACTTTAACCAAAAGACCATTGATATGGTGGTCTCAGAAGCACGGAATCTGGCACTCAAAGAGCTTTTGCCCATTCTGAAGGAAGGCGACGAACAGGGCTGCACGTTTGACAACGGTAAGGTTACGGTACCAGAAGTGTTCCACAGGGTATATGAACTGTTCGTTGAAGGCGAATGGATTGCCATGTGTGATGATCCCAAATGGGGGGGACAGGGCATGCCCGCCACCGTGGCCCTGGCCGCCAGCAACTATTTTAACAGCGCCAACTATCCTTTTATGCTTCACATTATCCTGGGCCACGGCGCAGGCAAGCTGGTGGAAAAATTTGGCACGGAAGAACAGAAGAACCTGTTTTTGAAAAAGATGTACTCGGGCGTCTGGGGTGGTTCCATGCTGCTTACCGAACCCGAAGCGGGATCTGATGTGGGGGCGTTGACCACCAGGGCCGTGCCCAACGGCGATGGCACTTACAGCATTACCGGAAACAAAATCTTTATCTCTTCGGGTGAAAACAATCTGGTGGAAAATATCATCCATCCGGTCCTGGCCCGTATTGAAGGTGCGCCTGCCGGAACCGCCGGCATCTCGTTATTCCTGGTTCCTAAAATCTGGGTGAATGACGATGGGTCCCTGGGTGAGCCCAACGACATTGTGTGCACCGGCATTGAAGAGAAAATGGGCATTCACGCAAGCCCCACCTGCAGCATGGCGCTGGGATCCAAAGGCAAGTGTATAGGAACGCTTCTGGGGCAGGCCAACAAGGGCATGAGCCACATGTTCGTCATGATGAACGAGGCACGGCTGCATGTGGGTATGCAGGGATTCGGCTGTGTATCTGCCTCCTATCTCAATGCCCTGAACTATGCAAAGGATCGGGTCCAGAGCCCTGCGCTCACCGCAGCCAAAGGCTCACCCGGTGTCCCCATCATCCGGCACCCGGATGTCCGGCGAATGCTTTTGAACATGAAAGCCTACACCGAAGGTATGCGCTCCCTCCTCTTTTATGTGGGGTATCTGGAAGACCGGATCCGCATTGCCGAACGTGAGGAAGAGAAGGCCGGCTACCAGGGCCTGATCGATGTACTCATCCCCGTGGCCAAAGGCTATATCACGGACCGGGCTTTCGAGCTGTGCTCCGACGGCGTCCAGATATTTGGCGGATACGGATTCACCAAAGAATATCCCCAGGAACAGCTGCTGCGGGACTGCAAAATCACCCAGATCTACGAAGGCACCAACGGTATCCAGGCCATGGATCTTCTGGGCAGAAAACTGGGTCTGAACAAGGGTAAAGCCTTTACCGATCTTCTGGGCCTTGTATCCGAAACCATCAACCAGGCAAAGGCAATTGAGAACCTTGTCCCCCAAGCCCAAACCCTTGAAACCGCATTGAACAAGCTGATTGAAACCGCTAAGGCTCTGGGTGGAATTCTTGGCCAGGGCGGCGTGGAAAGAGCCTTTGCCCAGGCCCATCCATTCCTGGGCGTCACCGGAGACGTGCTCATGGCCTGGATGCTTTTGTGGCGGGCCACCATTGCCGCTGAAAAGCTGACTGACAAGCCCAAGAAAAAAGATATATCTTTTTACAACGGTATCCTTGCATCTGTCCGGTTCTTCACGGCAAACGTTCTGCCGGCCACCCTGGGGAAAATGGATGCCATTGCCGCAGCGGACACCAGTGCGCTGGATATTGAAGACGATGCGTTTGGAACAAAATAA
- a CDS encoding acetyl-CoA C-acyltransferase, whose protein sequence is MKDVVIVSACRTAIGAFGGTLKDLNGAWLASITMKEAIRRAGIDPAIIDDVRYGTCLEHHDTLNVTRVGALMAGIPDTVPAATINRVCISGMEAVLSGMAMIQAGMADVILAGGTEHMSGVPYTVPNARWGCRLQDSAFVDAMIHALHCGSHLLPFDDTSPVDTTQAPASHFLGKPYIMGHTAEFLAQLLHISREEMDEVALRSHNNAERGTKDGSFADEIVPVEVPQRKKEPIIFDKDEHFRPGMTLEKLAALPPAFVPKTGKVTAGNASGINDGSTGMVIMSAEKAKELGLTPIAKIKATGMGACHPSVMGLSPVPAVKDLMKRSGISIHDFDLIEVNEAFAAQYLGCEKELGLNREITNVNGSGIGLGHPVGSTGARVMTTLMYAMKNRGKNLGLATLCGGGGVSMACAIEML, encoded by the coding sequence ATGAAAGATGTTGTCATTGTATCTGCCTGCCGCACCGCCATAGGTGCCTTTGGCGGTACATTAAAAGACCTGAATGGCGCCTGGCTTGCCAGTATTACCATGAAAGAGGCCATCAGGCGGGCAGGCATTGATCCTGCCATTATTGATGACGTGCGCTACGGAACCTGTCTGGAACACCACGACACCCTGAACGTCACCCGGGTAGGCGCTCTCATGGCAGGTATTCCGGACACCGTTCCGGCAGCCACCATCAACCGGGTGTGCATATCGGGCATGGAAGCGGTTCTGTCCGGGATGGCCATGATCCAGGCCGGGATGGCCGATGTTATACTGGCAGGCGGTACCGAGCACATGTCAGGTGTGCCCTATACCGTACCCAACGCCCGCTGGGGATGCCGTCTCCAGGACTCAGCCTTTGTGGACGCCATGATCCATGCTCTGCACTGCGGTTCCCACCTTCTGCCCTTTGATGACACCTCACCTGTGGACACCACCCAGGCCCCGGCCTCCCATTTTCTGGGCAAACCGTACATCATGGGACACACAGCTGAATTCCTCGCCCAGCTTCTGCATATAAGCCGGGAGGAGATGGACGAAGTGGCCTTGCGTTCCCATAACAATGCGGAACGGGGCACCAAGGACGGCAGCTTTGCCGATGAAATCGTCCCCGTTGAAGTGCCCCAGCGCAAAAAAGAGCCCATCATCTTTGACAAGGACGAACATTTCAGACCCGGCATGACCCTGGAAAAACTTGCCGCATTGCCTCCGGCCTTTGTCCCCAAAACCGGCAAAGTCACTGCCGGCAATGCCTCGGGCATCAATGACGGCTCCACGGGTATGGTGATCATGTCCGCAGAAAAAGCCAAAGAACTGGGGCTGACCCCCATTGCAAAAATCAAAGCCACGGGTATGGGCGCCTGCCACCCTTCGGTCATGGGGCTCTCTCCGGTGCCCGCAGTCAAGGATCTGATGAAAAGATCCGGCATTTCCATCCATGATTTTGACCTTATTGAGGTCAATGAAGCCTTTGCCGCCCAGTATCTGGGATGTGAAAAAGAGCTGGGCCTGAACAGGGAAATCACCAATGTCAACGGCTCCGGCATTGGTCTGGGTCATCCTGTGGGATCCACTGGCGCCCGGGTCATGACCACTTTGATGTATGCCATGAAAAATAGAGGGAAAAATTTAGGCCTGGCCACGCTTTGCGGCGGTGGCGGCGTATCTATGGCCTGTGCCATCGAGATGCTGTAA
- a CDS encoding class I adenylate-forming enzyme family protein — MIITDILRQNNVLYPEKTALIERSPATGRRTEISWSDFYRQSTQTANAMLEKGVKKGDKVVQLMTNCLSWLPIYFGVLYTGAWIVPLNFRFESDKIRLCAITAEAKVFIFGPEFVDRLEEIRQELSQFVELWIYTGPEGDCPAWACSFEKFICEFDGVTPPDVQLSSKDDAALYFTSGTTGTPKAVLHTHKALMHACQVENDHHGQTHDDVFLCIPPLYHTGAKMHWMGSFLVGGKCVLLNGVKSEWIIEAVSEEKCTIVWLLVPWAHDILIAIDNGQISLADYTLSQWRLMHIGAQPVPPSLIKNWRKHFPGQDYDTNYGLTESSGPGCIHLGVANADRIGPIGLPGYGWQARIVDKQGSQLPFGETGELIVQGPGMMKEYYKNPEATAKTIKDGWLFTGDMARYDKDGFIWLVDRKKDVIIYGGENIFPVEIENFFLKHEKIRDIAVIGVPDERLGEIPAGIISLKPNTMMCEQDVINFQSSLPRYKQLKKIFFGDVPRNPTGKIEKPKLRRIYAEDNRKSMDLLLK; from the coding sequence ATGATCATCACCGACATCCTCCGGCAAAACAACGTACTTTATCCGGAAAAAACAGCTCTAATTGAAAGATCTCCGGCCACAGGCCGGCGCACAGAAATCTCCTGGTCAGACTTTTACCGGCAGAGCACACAAACAGCCAATGCCATGCTGGAAAAAGGCGTTAAAAAAGGTGATAAAGTGGTTCAGCTCATGACCAATTGCCTTTCGTGGCTGCCCATCTATTTCGGGGTACTGTATACCGGTGCCTGGATCGTCCCCTTGAACTTCAGATTTGAATCAGACAAAATTCGTTTGTGTGCCATAACTGCAGAAGCCAAAGTTTTTATTTTCGGACCGGAATTTGTGGATCGACTGGAGGAAATCAGGCAGGAATTATCCCAGTTTGTGGAGTTGTGGATATACACAGGACCGGAAGGAGATTGTCCCGCCTGGGCCTGTTCCTTTGAAAAATTCATTTGTGAATTTGACGGTGTTACACCTCCGGATGTGCAGCTATCCTCTAAAGATGACGCAGCCCTGTATTTCACATCCGGTACAACCGGCACCCCCAAAGCGGTTCTGCACACCCACAAGGCGTTAATGCATGCATGCCAGGTGGAAAATGACCATCACGGCCAGACCCATGATGACGTATTCCTGTGTATCCCGCCCCTTTATCACACCGGGGCTAAAATGCACTGGATGGGTTCTTTTCTGGTGGGAGGAAAATGTGTTCTGCTCAACGGCGTCAAATCAGAATGGATTATTGAGGCCGTGTCCGAAGAAAAATGCACCATTGTCTGGCTGCTGGTACCCTGGGCCCATGACATTCTCATTGCCATTGACAACGGGCAGATCAGCCTGGCCGATTACACACTTTCCCAATGGCGCCTGATGCACATCGGTGCCCAGCCCGTTCCCCCAAGCCTGATCAAAAACTGGCGCAAACATTTCCCTGGTCAGGATTATGACACCAATTACGGACTGACCGAATCCTCAGGTCCGGGATGTATCCATTTAGGCGTGGCAAACGCAGATAGAATCGGCCCCATCGGCCTTCCCGGATATGGCTGGCAAGCCCGGATTGTGGACAAGCAGGGAAGCCAGCTTCCTTTTGGTGAAACTGGGGAACTTATAGTCCAAGGCCCGGGGATGATGAAAGAATATTACAAAAACCCCGAAGCCACAGCCAAAACCATAAAAGACGGATGGCTGTTTACAGGGGACATGGCCAGGTACGACAAGGACGGATTTATCTGGCTTGTGGACCGCAAAAAGGATGTGATCATCTATGGCGGTGAAAACATTTTTCCTGTGGAAATCGAAAATTTCTTTCTCAAACATGAAAAAATACGAGACATTGCGGTGATCGGAGTTCCTGACGAACGGTTAGGAGAGATCCCGGCCGGGATTATCAGCCTTAAACCCAACACCATGATGTGTGAGCAGGATGTTATTAATTTTCAAAGCTCACTCCCCCGATATAAGCAACTTAAAAAGATATTTTTCGGGGATGTTCCCAGAAACCCCACGGGCAAAATAGAAAAACCGAAACTGCGAAGAATTTATGCCGAAGACAATCGCAAATCCATGGACCTGCTGCTTAAATAA
- the lolA gene encoding outer membrane lipoprotein chaperone LolA: MKYMTRIFIPWTMAVFILMIQVAMPCHASQTLDDETAQIVSGIEAKYANKSFSADFEQASHLTALDVTEMATGKAWFSHPGKMKWIYNSSDNHEIITNGKNLWIYRPEEKQVMAGDAAPFFQSGSGGAFLADIRKIREEFSIQPGNVKENSVQLVLTPKKQTPELAKIRITVALPSYEIPVVETENTYGDTTKFIFTNIQFSTFDDQIFEFTPPLGTEIIEID, from the coding sequence ATGAAATATATGACCCGGATTTTTATTCCATGGACAATGGCGGTTTTTATCCTGATGATACAGGTGGCCATGCCATGCCATGCATCCCAGACCCTTGATGACGAAACCGCCCAGATCGTTTCCGGAATTGAGGCAAAATACGCCAACAAAAGTTTCAGTGCCGATTTTGAGCAGGCATCACATTTGACCGCCCTTGATGTAACTGAAATGGCCACAGGAAAAGCCTGGTTCAGCCATCCGGGAAAGATGAAATGGATTTACAACAGTTCAGACAACCATGAAATAATCACCAATGGAAAAAATCTGTGGATTTACCGTCCCGAAGAAAAACAGGTGATGGCCGGAGATGCCGCGCCGTTCTTTCAGTCCGGATCCGGCGGTGCATTTCTGGCAGATATTCGGAAAATAAGGGAAGAGTTTTCCATCCAACCGGGAAACGTAAAAGAAAATTCTGTACAACTTGTGCTGACCCCGAAAAAACAGACCCCTGAACTTGCAAAAATACGTATTACAGTAGCTCTGCCGAGTTATGAAATCCCTGTGGTGGAAACCGAAAATACTTACGGGGATACCACCAAATTTATATTTACCAATATCCAGTTCAGCACGTTTGATGATCAGATATTTGAATTTACCCCCCCACTAGGGACAGAAATTATAGAAATTGACTGA
- a CDS encoding STAS domain-containing protein: protein MSEIVTNADQTIVKPGEDVVASMAEAFKGELLSAVNSSQGNLVIDLEGVSMVDSVGIGVIIAAHNSLSQANRQLKVVNVAQDILGLFSTMRLNRRFTVEAAQ from the coding sequence ATGAGTGAAATAGTCACGAATGCGGACCAGACTATTGTTAAGCCCGGTGAAGATGTTGTTGCGTCCATGGCTGAAGCGTTTAAAGGAGAGCTTCTTTCTGCCGTCAATTCCTCCCAGGGGAATCTGGTCATTGATCTTGAGGGGGTGAGCATGGTGGATTCCGTTGGTATTGGTGTGATTATTGCCGCCCATAACTCCCTGAGTCAGGCCAACCGTCAGCTCAAGGTCGTAAATGTTGCGCAGGATATTCTTGGTCTGTTTTCAACCATGAGGCTGAACCGCCGTTTTACAGTGGAGGCGGCACAATAG
- the dnaK gene encoding molecular chaperone DnaK, which produces MGKIIGIDLGTTNSCVAVMETGGEAKIITNAEGGRTTPSIVAVTESGERIVGQTAKRQAVTNPENTIFGVKRLIGRKFNSKEVQADIPILPYIIEAAANGDTRINIRGKQYSPAEISSFILANIKKTAEDYLGEPVTEAVITVPAYFNDSQRQATKDAGKIAGLEVKRIINEPTAASLAYGLDKKGEEKIAVFDLGGGTFDVSVLEIGDGVFEVKSTSGDTHLGGEDFDLRIIEYLATEFKKDQGIDLRKDKMALQRLKEAAEKAKMELSTSTETGINLPFITADASGPKHLDMRLTRAKLESLVSDLLDKLEIPCTTALKEAHLKPGDVDEVVLVGGMTRMPAVQERVEKIFGKKPHKGVNPDEVVAMGAAVQAGVLQGDVNDVLLLDVTPLSLGIETLGGVMTRLIEKNTTIPTKKSQVFSTAADNQPAVSIHVLQGERQMSADNKTLGQFELSEIPPAPRGVPQIEVTFDIDANGIVHVSAKDKATGKQQSIQITAASGLSDDEIQRMVKDAELHAEDDKKKRELVDTKNQAEALVDQTEKTLKEHGSKVDEATRKSIEDAAQALKQAKDSDNLEDIKAKIESLSQASHKLAEVMYQQAQADGQTGDADAGAGPASDDDDVVDADFEEVKKDK; this is translated from the coding sequence ATGGGTAAAATTATTGGAATCGACCTTGGCACAACCAATTCATGTGTCGCGGTCATGGAAACCGGTGGAGAGGCAAAGATTATCACCAACGCCGAAGGCGGAAGGACAACACCGTCCATTGTGGCTGTCACTGAAAGCGGGGAGCGTATTGTAGGCCAGACCGCCAAACGCCAGGCCGTAACAAACCCTGAAAATACGATTTTCGGTGTAAAACGCCTCATCGGAAGAAAATTCAACTCAAAGGAAGTACAGGCTGACATTCCTATCCTTCCTTATATCATAGAGGCAGCAGCCAACGGCGACACCCGGATTAATATCAGAGGAAAGCAGTACAGCCCGGCTGAAATCTCCTCATTTATACTTGCCAACATCAAGAAAACCGCCGAGGATTATCTGGGAGAACCGGTGACCGAAGCCGTTATTACCGTTCCGGCCTACTTTAACGACAGCCAGCGCCAGGCCACCAAAGATGCGGGCAAAATTGCCGGGCTGGAAGTAAAACGCATCATTAATGAACCCACAGCCGCCTCCCTGGCCTATGGCCTGGATAAGAAAGGCGAGGAAAAAATAGCCGTTTTTGACCTTGGCGGCGGCACATTTGATGTCTCTGTACTTGAAATCGGCGACGGTGTGTTTGAGGTAAAATCCACATCAGGCGATACTCATCTGGGCGGTGAAGACTTTGATCTGCGCATCATTGAGTATCTGGCAACCGAATTCAAAAAAGACCAGGGCATTGACCTGAGAAAAGATAAAATGGCACTCCAACGCCTTAAAGAAGCTGCTGAAAAGGCAAAAATGGAGTTGTCAACATCCACCGAAACCGGTATCAACCTGCCCTTTATTACAGCGGATGCATCCGGGCCCAAGCATCTGGATATGAGACTGACCAGAGCCAAATTGGAGTCCCTTGTGTCCGACCTTCTGGACAAACTGGAGATTCCCTGCACAACAGCGCTGAAAGAAGCACACTTAAAACCCGGCGATGTGGATGAGGTGGTTCTGGTTGGCGGTATGACCCGTATGCCTGCTGTTCAGGAACGTGTGGAAAAAATATTTGGCAAAAAACCCCACAAGGGTGTTAACCCGGATGAGGTGGTTGCCATGGGCGCAGCAGTCCAGGCCGGCGTACTCCAGGGCGATGTCAATGACGTGCTCCTGCTGGATGTCACCCCGCTTTCCCTGGGTATTGAAACCCTTGGCGGCGTCATGACCCGGCTGATTGAGAAGAACACCACCATCCCCACCAAAAAGAGCCAGGTGTTCTCCACGGCGGCCGACAACCAGCCGGCCGTGTCCATTCACGTTCTCCAGGGTGAGCGCCAGATGTCGGCAGACAACAAGACCTTGGGGCAATTTGAACTGTCTGAAATTCCCCCTGCACCCAGGGGTGTCCCCCAGATTGAGGTCACCTTTGACATTGATGCCAACGGCATCGTTCACGTATCTGCCAAGGACAAAGCAACAGGCAAACAGCAGTCCATTCAGATAACGGCAGCATCCGGCCTGAGCGACGATGAAATCCAGCGCATGGTAAAAGACGCGGAGCTGCACGCCGAAGACGACAAAAAGAAGCGCGAGCTGGTGGATACCAAAAACCAGGCTGAGGCCCTGGTGGATCAGACCGAAAAGACCCTGAAAGAACACGGGAGCAAAGTCGATGAAGCCACCAGAAAATCCATTGAGGATGCAGCCCAGGCCCTGAAACAGGCCAAAGACTCCGACAACCTTGAGGATATCAAGGCTAAAATTGAATCTCTTTCCCAGGCATCCCACAAACTGGCCGAAGTGATGTACCAGCAGGCACAGGCTGACGGCCAGACCGGTGATGCGGATGCCGGTGCCGGTCCTGCCAGTGACGATGATGATGTGGTTGATGCGGACTTTGAAGAGGTCAAAAAAGATAAATAG
- the grpE gene encoding nucleotide exchange factor GrpE, which yields MVLKENKNTTDGKEENTDPPNTPETDEQKNSDNGNSPEEIDGQKGLEDQLNEQKNKVLRLSAEFENFKKRKQREIDEFKKFANETIFRQLLSVVDNLERAIDSASDTVEEISLLEGVKLTHKELLKLFESFNVKGVEAENQPFDPNFHQAVTHAQNNDVPDNTVTNVLQKGYLLHDRLLRPAMVVVSKGTEKQTQKND from the coding sequence TTGGTACTCAAAGAGAATAAAAATACAACTGACGGGAAAGAGGAAAACACTGATCCCCCGAATACTCCTGAGACAGACGAGCAAAAAAATTCCGATAACGGAAATTCCCCGGAAGAGATAGATGGTCAAAAAGGGCTGGAAGATCAGTTAAATGAGCAAAAAAACAAGGTGCTCAGATTATCTGCAGAATTTGAAAATTTCAAAAAGCGCAAACAAAGAGAAATTGATGAATTCAAGAAGTTTGCCAATGAAACCATTTTCAGACAGCTTCTTTCAGTGGTGGACAATCTTGAGCGGGCCATTGACTCGGCCTCCGATACCGTGGAGGAGATCAGTCTGCTTGAAGGTGTAAAACTGACACATAAAGAGCTGCTCAAACTGTTTGAATCCTTTAATGTAAAGGGGGTTGAGGCAGAAAATCAGCCCTTTGACCCCAATTTCCATCAGGCCGTCACCCATGCACAGAACAATGACGTGCCGGACAACACCGTCACCAATGTCCTTCAAAAAGGATATCTGCTTCATGACAGACTGCTCAGGCCGGCCATGGTGGTTGTCTCAAAAGGAACTGAAAAGCAGACTCAAAAAAACGACTAA